CTCTGCAATTTTTGAATGGATCGGGCGCGAGGGATGACTATACAAAATGGCGAGGCCTGAGGTCTCATGCGGAGAGGTTTTTTTACCATGACAAAAGAATAGGTAGAAATTCAGGGGAAAGGCCTGTAAACAAATCAGGGCTTACCCGGCACAGGCTGAGTCTGTAAGAGCATTCAGGAGGCCGGCAACCATGATTCCTTATTGAGTAATTGGAAAGCTGGCTTGGTGTTTTGAAGGTTTACCGGGATCTGGCAGAATAGAGATGGTTTGACTAAAAGCCGGCACCTCTTGAGAAAAGGGGGACTACATTTTCAAGAAAGATGTCCATGTGAGTGAGATCGCCATTTTATAAGGATGGCGCCCTCCTAAGCCGGGGCATAAACATGTCTGGCATCATTCAGCCATTCGAGCCAGGAACCTTGCAGGTTAAGGTGCAAGCCAGAACCGCTCACGCCCTGCACCGAGCCGCGATTCATAGAATTCTCACCCGTTTCGAGTTGGTGGAGCAAGCTGGGGTCAATTTTCTCATTCGAATGGTCTCCAATCTAGTCATGAAAGCTCAGGCAAACACTGATCAACGGCATTCTTCCAAGTCTGCTAATATGGAACAGGACCCCTTTCTGCCTTACGATCCGGATTTGTTTGTGGCGGATATTTCCGATACCCATGTGTGTTTATTGAATAAATTTAATGTTTTGGATCATCACATCCTCATGGTGACGCGATCGTTTCAGGAACAGGAATCCTTCCTCACACGGAGTGATTTCGAAGCCGTGTTATTGTGTTTGACCGAATTCGAAGGATTGGCCTTTTATAACGCGGGAGAAGCTGCTGGGGCGAGTCAACGACATAAGCATTTGCAAATGGTCCCTCTTCCCTTCACGGCTGAAATGTCCCATCTTCCCATTGAACCTCTTTTGGATAGAGCCCGATTTGGGGGGACGATTGGGAGAGTTCCCGGTCTTCCTTTTTCCCATGTTTTGGTTCGGATGAACCCGGAATGGATTGCCTCTCCCTTGAAAGGGGCACAAGAGTTGCTGAATCACTATCTGCGTATGTTGCAGATTCTCGGCCTGACGGATGGTGGAACGGGAGAGGAAACCAGGAACCCTGGTCCTTACAATTTACTGGTCACCCGACAGTGGATGTTAGTGGTTCCTCGCTCAACCGAGTGTTTTGAGGGCATTTCCGTAAATGCCCTGGGGTTTGCCGGAGGCTTTTTGGTGAAGAATCAGACGCAGCTTGATCGATTGAAAACTCGTGGACCAATGACCGCACTTCGTCACGTGGCCTTGTGAGAGGGCAATTTCTTTCATGTTTCCCTCCTGCGCTCCCATGAGTATA
Above is a window of Candidatus Nitrospira neomarina DNA encoding:
- a CDS encoding ATP adenylyltransferase family protein gives rise to the protein MSGIIQPFEPGTLQVKVQARTAHALHRAAIHRILTRFELVEQAGVNFLIRMVSNLVMKAQANTDQRHSSKSANMEQDPFLPYDPDLFVADISDTHVCLLNKFNVLDHHILMVTRSFQEQESFLTRSDFEAVLLCLTEFEGLAFYNAGEAAGASQRHKHLQMVPLPFTAEMSHLPIEPLLDRARFGGTIGRVPGLPFSHVLVRMNPEWIASPLKGAQELLNHYLRMLQILGLTDGGTGEETRNPGPYNLLVTRQWMLVVPRSTECFEGISVNALGFAGGFLVKNQTQLDRLKTRGPMTALRHVAL